One genomic segment of Choristoneura fumiferana chromosome Z, NRCan_CFum_1, whole genome shotgun sequence includes these proteins:
- the LOC141445430 gene encoding protein obstructor-E-like translates to MNRVVFLVASLVCVLGQEFKCPEKSGFYPDSYQCDLYYKCNKGKSETKLCPDGLVFSDENPNKERCDIPSNVDCGDRKELQEPQPTKDCARQNGYFKHPDPQACDKFVYCSDGVPNEHPCPPGLIFDEETSNCDWKESVNRQCDHPTKDVLDDGFTCPDGDVMGPNGRALPHPTFPHPEDCQKFYICRNGVQPQKGSCPLGKVYNEETFMCDEPQKVQGCENFYDGVNLEKEKSKLPKKA, encoded by the exons ATGAACCGCGTTGTCTTTTTAGTGGCCAGTTTGGTGTGTGTAttgg GGCAAGAATTTAAGTGTCCGGAGAAGAGCGGCTTTTACCCAGATTCTTACCAGTGCGACCTCTATTACAAGTGCAATAAAG GCAAATCAGAAACGAAGCTGTGTCCAGATGGCTTAGTGTTCTCGGATGAGAACCCCAACAAGGAGCGATGTGACATCCCCTCCAACGTCGATTGCGGTGACAGGAAAGAACTCc aggAGCCCCAGCCGACTAAAGATTGTGCGCGTCAGAATGGATACTTCAAACACCCAGACCCACAG gCTTGCGACAAGTTCGTCTACTGTTCCGACGGTGTCCCCAACGAGCACCCCTGCCCGCCCGGTTTGATCTTCGATGAGGAAACCTCCAACTGCGACTGGAAAGAGTCCGTCAACCGCCAGTGTGACCATCCTACTAAGG ATGTCCTTGACGACGGGTTTACCTGCCCCGATGGCGACGTGATGGGCCCCAACGGCCGCGCCCTGCCCCACCCCACCTTCCCCCACCCAGAGGATTGCCAgaagttctacatctgccgcaACGGCGTCCAGCCCCAGAAGGGTAGCTGTCCACTCGGCAAGGTCTACAACGAGGAGACGTTCATGTGTGACGAACCGCAGAAGGTCCAGGGATG tGAAAACTTCTATGATGGAGTGAATTTGGAAAAGGAGAAGAGCAAACTCCCGAAGAAAGCGTAA